A window of Odocoileus virginianus isolate 20LAN1187 ecotype Illinois chromosome 3, Ovbor_1.2, whole genome shotgun sequence genomic DNA:
CCATCTGCTGTAGTCTCTATTAACACTAACATAGATTCTTTTATGTGGACAGGTACTGCTCAAATGATAGAGGCCGATGTCATTCTTCCAAGCAATGGATCAGAACATGGCCAACCAATCATGGCCCATCCTCCAGAAATAAACAGTGATAATACTTTACAAGAATGGCTGGCTGAAGTTATTAAAAGCAATAAAGGCATCAAGCTGGATTTTAAGAGGTATTTGTACAAACATGTTCAGTCTTCTTGTTGTTATAGAATaacaataagggaaaaaaatcagtaacttCTTATTTCTGTACCTAAGTAACTTTATACTTTATCtaaactgaaaatggaattgCAAATTAATATGTTTCAGGAATGGACCAAAGACCCACAGAGTTGTCTGCTAAAATTGTTTCTTGGGAACGTTTTGAGGctaaacttaatttttataaaggaaTTTATCATAACTGACCATTGTAATAATAGAATGgcaaatttttttctatgtgacTAACTCCcagtacctttttaaaattttaatttgaggataattgctttaaaatgttgtgttagtttctgctgtacaatgaagtgaataagttgtatgtatatatatatatcatatcccctctctcttgaactttCCTGTCCCCCCACCATCCCactcttctaggtcatcacagggcgtggagctgggctccctgtgttatacagaagcttcccattagctatctgtcTTAGAcgtagtagtgtatatatttcagtgttaCTCTCTTAATTTgtttcaccctctccttcccccgctatgtccacaagtccatttgaaagaaagaaagtaaagtcactcagtcgtgtctgactcttttcgaccccatgggccttagctcgccaggctcctccatccatgggattttccaggcaagagtactggagtgggttgccatttccttctccagagaatcttcccgacccaagggttgaacctagatctcctgcattataggcagacgctttaccgtctgagctaccagggaagtcatagaACAATACAAGTCCACAAGTCCATAGaacaatacattttaaatgctACTTTCGTTAAGAAGTAGTCTGAGAGAGACTTGGCAGAAGTTGGGTTAGTAATGCCTTTCCTACTTGATTTGTGTTATTATATTTGGGGAATTATTTAGAATTCTTTAATTACTAAAAGTAATGTTTTAGAAACATTGATAATGAAGAGAGCAAGATTAagtatcattttcttctccatggccATCACAGAAGGTTTTACTTTTGTGGTATTTTGGCAGTGTAAAAATTATAGGTAGAGCCAGGGATTTATTGTGACACCATAAAAGCTCTTCATGAAACCCATGAAGGCAACTGCTATGAGAATCTAGGATGTGTGGTAAACTTACATTATCtttgaacaatattttaaaattgaatcatCTCAAGAAATGAATAAGAATTGGAAATCTTATTCATAgggtttttaaaaacctaataaGCATTTAATCATTAATGCTTGGCTAGCAAAACTTTagatctctttgccttttcatttgttgTGGGGCTAAATATACTAGTAAACCTCTTTATACTGTGAATGAAAACTATTGTAAGATCTTAAAGCTTTTAGAATGATAATAGTCCAACTCCATTTTATTGACAAAGGAACTTAGTCCTAAAGAGGTTACGTGACAACAGCTAAACTTGAGAGCTGAGCTAGGATCAGATTCCAGGTTTCCTAGAGCCAGTCCAGTGTTCTCTgtaatggtggtttagtcactcagttgtggctgactctttgcaaccctgtgaactatagcccaccaggctcctctgtccatggaattccccaggcaagaatagtggagcgggttgccatttccttttctaggggatcttcccagggattgaaccagcatctcctgcattgcaggtggtctcctacattacaagtggattctttgccgactaaaccaccagggacCATGAAATAAAGTATTTAATCCTTAGTGCTTGGCGAGCAAAGCTTTAGATCTCCTTGCCTTTTCACATgctcagttttctgtttttcaatgtTTATCATTGCCCATAGACTTGTTCTCTATGTGATACATTCTCTAACTCCTCACCAGTCAAATCAGCTCATTCATTTCTAAATGCTAGCAGTCACCAGTAAAAGGCTGTGCCATTAGAAAAAGATTTTGCATGTTTTTTGATCATACATATTTGAAGGGAAATGAATTTAATAACAATTATTTAAATACATACTGTGTGTCAGACACAGTTCTAAGAGTAAgagcatgctcagtcgctcagttctgtcctattctttgtgaccctagggactatagtctgccaggctcctctgtccatgggatttttccaggagagaacactggagtggttgacatttcctcctccatggtcTAAGAGCActgaatttaattcatttaatctttataacaatcCTAAGAAGTAGGTTCTTCCTATTCTCATcttccagatgaaggaacaaaggAATGTATAGATTAATTGGGAGAGAATTGTTATTTTGCAGTATTTACACATTGAGTCTTCCAGGCTAGGAATATAGTATATTATTCTTTGTAGTAAACATTGTAGTTTGCTGTTGGGCAAAAGTTTatcctcagtcttttttttttttcctccccaaataTGGCATTTCCTCCGCATTTACTCTTCCAGAagaattttgtaattattttgtaaaGTTCCAGAAATTAAAACTAATTCTTTCCTAAGtaagattttgtgtttttcttaatataggttttttttttttaattgaagtttctgGAAGGGGAAAGTGGCGGTACTATAGTCTGTTGCATTAGTGATAATTAAAACCTTTACATGTTTaagaatatgtatattaaaatctTACTTCATTATGTTCTGTGTCGTAGCTCTTTATGTCTAACTGTGCAGTGCTTTGCACATGGTAGACACCTAATATATGCTGTTGCAATGTCAGTTTGGTGGAGAATGTGCTGAGACTAGATATTATCAGATGGCGAGCCATCGTTAAACAGCCTGATGTCAGTTTACTAAATTGAGAAAGGCTAAGAAGCTTCCTGTTGAATATAAACGGGAAGTTAGTGATTAACCCAACTCCACAGACACCGGATTTCTTAAGAAAGCAGAATCATTTCTAGAAAAGGAGAGGAGGTCAGCTGTAAGACATATGTGGATTAGTTTAAGATTTCCTCCTACTccacttttgaagagcagaaCCCCACCGGCACTTAGCTGCTGCTGTGGGACTTGCAGACAAGCAAGCTTTGGAGTAATAGGTACAAGTTGCTTAAGTACCTTGTAATAGGTACAGGTAATAGGTAAGCAAGCTTCGGAGTAATAGTACAAGTTGCTTAAGTATCTTGTAATAGGTACAAGGTACTAAAAATGAGGGAATTTTGTAGGAAGTACAGTTGGCCAGATCTCAGGTTTTTAACACAGCGTTGATACCATTCAAGGCAGAAAGCATTTGAGACAGAGAAATGACAACATCTATATTAGAATATATTAGAATCTGTTAATGTCCTGCATTAGAGTTTATTAATCCACTATAATCTAGGGCCTGCATTTCAGGGGcataagaatgaaggaaaaaagcagCTTATTACATGGGAGCAGAGTTAAAGAGAGGCTGATTTCCTCTGGTTTTAGTGAACAGTATCCTTGCTCACTAATAAATATGACCCTATGAGGcggaagagatcaagaagagatggaaagaatacacagaactgtacaaaaaaagatcttaatgacccggcTAATGATGATAGTGTAGTCTTTCACTCAGAGCCGAACATTGTGGAATataaaatcaagtgggccttaggaagtgtgcTGCCAATAAAGTCggtggagatgatggaatcccAGCAGATGGAAtcccagcagagctatttaaaatcctaaaagatgatgctatgaaagtgatgcactcaatatgtcagcaaatttggaaaactcagcagtggccacaggactggaaaaggtcagtcttcatcccaattccaaagaagggcagtactaaggaatgttcaaaccaccagacGGTTGCCCTCATCTCCcgtgctagtaaggttatgctcaaaatcctccaagctaggcttcagcattacacgaactgagagcttccagatgtccaaactgggtttagaaaagacataggagccagagatcaaattgtcaacatttgctggatcacagggaaagcaagggaattccagaagaatatctatctctgtttcattgactatgctaaagtctttgactgtgtgtatcataacaaactgtgaaaaactcttagagagatgggaataccagaccatcttacttgtctcttgggaaacctgtatgtgggtcaagaagcaacagttagaaccctgtatggaacaactgagtGGTTCGGGATTAAGAAAAGAGTACGAAAAGGCTGTTTATTGTctccctgtttgtttaacttatacacagagcacatcaagcacaatgccaggctggatgagttacaagctggaatcaagattgttgggagaaatatcaacaacctcagatatgctgatgataccactttcatggcagaaagtgaagaggaattcttaaagagtctcctgatgaaggaggagagtgaaaaggccaacttaaaactaaatattaaaaaacaaggatcctggcatctggtcctttcacttcatggcaaatggaagggaaaaggtggaagcagtaacagattttttcttcttgggctctaaaatcactgtggatgataactgcagccatgaaattagaagatgattgctttttggcaggaaagctatgacaaacctaaaactgtgttaaaaagcaaagacgaaaaagaaagcaaaaacatcattttgctgacaaagatccatatagtcaaggctatgatctttctagtagtcatgtatggatttgagagctgaactataaagaaggcacagtggcaaagaattgatgctttctaactgtggtgctggagaagactcttaagaatcccttggaaaacaaggagctcaaaccagtcgattttaaaggaaatcaaccctgaatactctttggaagaactgatgctgaaactgaagctccaatactctggtcatcTAATGTGaacagctggctcattggaaaagaccctgactctgggaaagactgaaaaggcaggaaaagagggcaacagaggatgagatggttggacggtatcACTGATGCAGtcgacatgaacctgggcaaactcctggacatggtgagggatagggaagcctgctgtgctgtagtccattggggtTGCAGAGTGTCAGATGTgactggcaactgaacaacacgaACAACAATGATGACGTTATCCGTTTCTGCTCATAAAGTAGGAAGCCCAAAAGGAGTGAGGGAAGAGTGGTGGAAGCATAGGCAGAAGGACTTCAGTCCATTAAGAAGAAAAGTTGAAGACTGAAAAGGGGTGCTGCATGCTATCCCTCCCAATATCCATCTCCCAGATTCTTAGTCCCTCCAATCACTGTGTTCATTAAAAGCTAATTTTCTGAGAAATATGCATAGGCCTCAAAGATTCAGAAGCAATTCAAGATTGTATTTAGTGTAGCTTTCCAATAAagtttgtgtttatattttttaaaagtaaaaattatattgaCTGTTCAGAGTCttattatttcaaaatgcatttgtCCAAAAAGACATAGGGAAGTAAAAGGAGTGAAGTTGCTTTTTAGTTTAAAAGTAACTAAAATATAGTTGTCTCGAGTTTTCAGAAAAGATGTTCACAGtagaggagaaaaatgaagtttACAAAAGCtttaaggaaatgttttaattttacattttgcaGTCATTTTTAGAAATGTGTTTGTGTGTCCAGACTCACACAAGAAACATAAAGGGAAAGAGGCTCTTCTCCCTAAGGTCATTGGCCAATGTTAGAGACATGGTGTCTGAGTGCACTTTGGGTATTTTCATAAACTGGAATTTGCAGGTTATgagtatgtttaattttcaaTCCTAATTATACATTCTTTGATGAGTGAATGTTTGTGtcttttcttaaattgtttttaGACTGAGTGATCATAATACAGGGTTTTGAAACATCTCTCTATCTACAGGGAGTGGTGTAATTCATACATTTATAGAAACTTTTAAGTACCTTcatgaataataaatataaatcagtattttaagATATGACACATGTTAACTTTCCCCTCTAGTGATATCTAATCTTcgattttatttaattcaagcATTATAATATTATACTTTTATTATGAATTTGAGAATGTTAAAGCCACTAGTCTAAAAgaactttttacttttaatttaggAATGTATCTCATTGACAACAAATTGTCTTTAGTTTGGCAGCTGTAGAACCATCCATGATGCTCTTGGAAAATGTCAAGAGGCATCTGAAGCGTCCAGTGTGGATTAATGCTGATGTTCTTCCTGGTCCAAATGGAAATAGCAGAGCAGTGGATGCAAAACCTTTTATAGACACTGTGACATCCTTCTTTCCAGATGTGACATTTTCCCTGGGTTGGACAACAGGATGGCACCCTGAGAAAGTCAATGAAggtgataatttaaaatatgtgttccTTTTTGGTCAAAGTAACATATattcagatataaaaataataaccttTAATACAAAACCAAAACCATGTTCTGTAAATCCAAGAGCCTAATGGAGAGAAAAATCTGGTCCTAAAGACGTGTGTATGACTCTTCCTTCCGTTATCTCAGACAGATCTCATTCACTGGTGATATTTTGTCACCAGGCTCccataaaaaatattcatttgcaaGGTCTAGAATGACCAAAGCTGCCTCTTTACGGACTTTAAGCAAATTCTGAGTTGGTCTCTTTGTGCTTGTGGAGCAttctgtactcttttttttttcttttactttgaagCAAACTCTGTATGCTTGATGAAAGATAAAGAAGTGGgaataaaatctttttaagtGATGTAAGGCCAGAAGTAGGGGATGTGTGGTTGAAGAGCACGGATTCTGTTCCCTTGATGTTAGAAGGTCCTCGAAATGTAGACTGCTAGAAAGGAAGCTTGGTGCCCTTATGCTCTCTGAGGGCGTGGGAGGCCATGAGACTTTCCTCTCGGGgaagtttcttcttctttctcttcatgtACTCTTTTCAATGGACCTGATATTCAGCTTATTTTTCCTGGATGAAACTTATTACACTATTTGGATTCATCTTTTTCTTCATACATCCCTATTTAGTGATTGTCCAGTAAAATCACTAATTAGGGATCCTCAATCAGGGATCCAGTAAAATCAGATGCTCTGGGACACCTGAACA
This region includes:
- the FAM151B gene encoding protein FAM151B isoform X2, which gives rise to MQMNEALRSTAQMIEADVILPSNGSEHGQPIMAHPPEINSDNTLQEWLAEVIKSNKGIKLDFKSLAAVEPSMMLLENVKRHLKRPVWINADVLPGPNGNSRAVDAKPFIDTVTSFFPDVTFSLGWTTGWHPEKVNEGYSWTMVKEMEYICNELNQPVTFPVRAALVRQSCSQLLWLLKQSNRYSLTIWTGKNDSYSIEDLLFIRDHFDKKRVFYDILEPQNHEFKQAIGIKINL
- the FAM151B gene encoding protein FAM151B isoform X3; amino-acid sequence: MTAPAGGPGTAQMIEADVILPSNGSEHGQPIMAHPPEINSDNTLQEWLAEVIKSNKGIKLDFKSLAAVEPSMMLLENVKRHLKRPVWINADVLPGPNGNSRAVDAKPFIDTVTSFFPDVTFSLGWTTGWHPEKVNEGYSWTMVKEMEYICNELNQPVTFPVRAALVRQSCSQLLWLLKQSNRYSLTIWTGKNDSYSIEDLLFIRDHFDKKRVFYDILEPQNHEFKQAIGIKINL